A single Providencia manganoxydans DNA region contains:
- a CDS encoding fimbrial protein, protein MKNNNILFMLILYVNGLFISQFSLADPIAKDTYFFNVNESKLNFNNQNEKEQKGIIYIKGLFVMSPCRLISDEIDIKEIYIKNIDIIINRCQLYANKKQMERAIDKKMFTSSLSFSDGNEIVNLKENRAKHYQNYSVINYIISDEQKRKIIDGKGHILKLKLQYN, encoded by the coding sequence GTGAAAAATAATAATATTCTTTTTATGTTGATACTTTATGTTAATGGCCTTTTTATTTCTCAATTTAGCTTAGCGGATCCTATCGCTAAAGATACTTATTTTTTTAATGTTAATGAATCAAAATTGAACTTTAATAATCAAAATGAAAAAGAACAAAAAGGCATTATATATATAAAAGGTCTTTTTGTAATGTCTCCTTGTCGTCTGATTTCTGATGAGATAGATATAAAGGAAATTTATATAAAAAATATTGATATTATCATTAATCGATGTCAACTATATGCTAATAAAAAACAAATGGAGAGAGCTATAGATAAAAAAATGTTTACTAGCTCACTATCTTTTTCTGATGGGAATGAAATTGTTAATCTCAAAGAAAATAGAGCTAAGCATTATCAAAATTATAGCGTTATTAATTATATCATATCAGATGAGCAGAAAAGAAAAATTATTGATGGTAAAGGTCATATATTAAAACTTAAATTACAGTATAATTAG
- a CDS encoding fimbrial protein produces the protein MGIFLCVKLRNIVLFFSIIFLPIANSATTMNFDGTLVDTPCRIDQSSLNQNIVFLNSSPRDYWQFPAIRPTEKFTIKLIQCDAKSLWKSVKIKFNGQTESAMGAEQQKYLSLSSGANKGKLAIGFVDIDGSQRITLGQNHNGGKGTQLNDGTMLLTFNAFVQASPTAIANKSVVPGMYNATVEFEVSYE, from the coding sequence ATGGGTATTTTTTTGTGTGTGAAATTGAGAAATATAGTATTATTTTTTAGTATTATTTTTTTACCTATTGCAAATTCTGCAACTACAATGAATTTTGATGGTACTTTAGTTGATACTCCATGCAGGATCGATCAATCTAGCTTAAATCAAAATATTGTATTTCTTAATAGTTCACCAAGGGACTATTGGCAATTTCCAGCTATTCGCCCAACAGAAAAATTCACAATTAAACTTATTCAATGTGATGCAAAGTCGTTATGGAAGTCAGTAAAAATAAAATTTAATGGGCAAACTGAATCTGCGATGGGGGCTGAACAGCAAAAGTATCTTTCACTTTCATCAGGGGCTAACAAAGGGAAGCTAGCTATTGGTTTTGTGGATATTGATGGAAGTCAGCGTATTACTTTAGGACAAAATCATAATGGTGGAAAAGGAACCCAACTTAATGATGGAACAATGTTACTAACATTTAATGCCTTTGTTCAGGCAAGTCCAACTGCAATAGCAAATAAAAGTGTTGTTCCTGGAATGTATAATGCAACTGTGGAGTTTGAGGTTTCTTATGAATAG
- a CDS encoding fimbrial protein, producing the protein MNINITGTIYIPPCTINNNSPIQFSFNQIMTYGVDGQANAITKNIPVTCTYFKGTPYVKVTGNQLTGAPDNVLRVSTTSANYSRFGIALYQGNNVDANQPLRLNGSAARGYAITKGLTNTGQANSQFTITAVPYKTGTADLAAGNFTATASLSIVYN; encoded by the coding sequence ATGAATATTAATATAACAGGTACAATTTATATTCCACCTTGTACGATTAACAATAACTCTCCTATACAGTTTTCATTTAATCAAATAATGACTTATGGCGTTGATGGTCAAGCAAATGCTATCACAAAAAATATTCCTGTTACATGCACATATTTCAAAGGAACACCTTATGTTAAGGTGACGGGCAATCAATTAACTGGAGCACCTGATAATGTTTTGAGAGTTTCAACGACGAGTGCTAATTACAGTCGATTTGGTATTGCGTTATATCAGGGCAATAATGTTGATGCCAATCAACCATTACGTTTAAATGGCTCTGCTGCAAGAGGGTATGCAATCACTAAAGGATTGACGAATACGGGACAGGCTAATAGCCAATTTACGATCACAGCGGTTCCTTATAAAACGGGAACTGCTGATTTAGCTGCTGGAAATTTTACAGCCACAGCTTCATTAAGCATTGTTTATAATTAA
- a CDS encoding PixG protein, translated as MNKILVGLVLFSVTNSYAQNVSWQQNFLHIPSSGGFASATSSSLDVTDSNAGSLVRVTIPLVRSWLVVSSFCNPNPIPPGTAAAQGNYRYWIRFPQANVWQNDASGLRYYLSNISWSLAETNNNTNQVFVGPNYYGQQEPNTCWDVGFRWNLGSGTITLDRSMTLNVTVARANAYPGRYNLRIPFAWAYEENKGSSTSNAWDGFRQFGNVMSNYMNNYINVPVQITSKCNIVNRTINLSHGNMTPDSSINNVTSPYNYQLSCDYDASVSVSLIGSSQVSGKTQNYTRCGNGGTCELKYNGNAYNGTFKINAGTTRTLGITSTFHPNDVNNPVEGSFRGSAILRVLVN; from the coding sequence ATGAATAAAATTCTAGTTGGATTAGTTTTATTTTCTGTAACTAATTCATATGCGCAAAATGTATCGTGGCAGCAAAATTTCCTTCATATTCCATCCAGTGGTGGATTTGCATCTGCCACTTCTTCCTCATTGGATGTTACAGACTCTAATGCAGGTAGTTTAGTTAGAGTGACTATACCACTAGTTAGAAGTTGGTTGGTCGTCTCTTCGTTTTGTAATCCTAATCCTATACCACCTGGAACCGCGGCAGCACAAGGGAATTATCGTTATTGGATAAGATTCCCACAGGCAAACGTTTGGCAAAATGATGCATCAGGATTAAGATATTACTTATCCAATATTTCTTGGAGCTTAGCAGAGACGAATAACAATACTAATCAAGTTTTCGTTGGGCCAAATTATTATGGACAACAAGAACCTAATACTTGTTGGGATGTTGGATTCAGATGGAATTTAGGGTCGGGTACAATTACTCTAGACCGTTCAATGACATTAAATGTAACTGTTGCTAGGGCAAACGCTTATCCAGGTCGATATAACTTGCGTATTCCTTTTGCTTGGGCATATGAAGAAAATAAAGGTTCAAGCACAAGTAATGCCTGGGACGGTTTTCGCCAGTTCGGTAATGTGATGAGCAACTATATGAATAATTATATTAATGTGCCCGTTCAGATCACCAGTAAATGTAATATAGTAAACCGAACAATTAATTTATCTCATGGCAATATGACACCGGATTCATCTATTAATAATGTTACCTCACCTTATAATTATCAGTTATCTTGTGATTACGATGCTTCAGTATCGGTTTCTTTGATAGGGAGCTCACAGGTTTCAGGTAAAACTCAAAATTATACAAGGTGCGGTAATGGTGGAACCTGTGAATTAAAATATAACGGTAATGCTTATAACGGTACTTTTAAAATCAATGCAGGTACTACTCGCACACTAGGAATAACATCGACTTTTCATCCTAATGATGTCAATAATCCTGTTGAAGGGAGTTTTCGAGGAAGTGCTATTTTAAGAGTATTAGTCAATTAA
- a CDS encoding DUF2058 domain-containing protein, with translation MAKLTLQEQMLKAGLVTSKKMAKVQRTAKKSRVQAREAREAVAENKKAQVERDKQLSEQQKQAALSKEYKAQVKQLIEMNRINLLKGDISFNFTDNNVIKNIEVDKQTHAQLVNGRLAIARLSVDNNGVSEYAVIPASVADKIAQRDADSIVLHSALSQEEQDEDDPYADFKIPDDLMW, from the coding sequence ATGGCAAAACTTACCTTACAAGAGCAGATGTTAAAAGCGGGACTTGTGACCAGCAAAAAGATGGCAAAAGTCCAAAGAACAGCAAAAAAATCACGAGTTCAGGCGCGTGAAGCACGAGAAGCAGTAGCGGAAAACAAAAAAGCCCAAGTTGAGCGTGATAAGCAGCTTAGCGAGCAACAAAAGCAAGCTGCGTTATCTAAAGAGTATAAAGCTCAGGTAAAGCAGCTGATTGAGATGAATCGAATTAACCTGCTAAAGGGCGATATTAGTTTTAATTTTACCGATAATAATGTGATTAAAAACATTGAGGTCGATAAACAAACCCATGCTCAATTGGTTAATGGGCGCTTAGCTATCGCACGTTTATCTGTTGATAATAATGGGGTCAGTGAGTATGCCGTGATCCCCGCAAGCGTAGCGGATAAAATCGCTCAGCGGGATGCTGATAGTATTGTATTGCATAGTGCTCTGAGTCAGGAAGAGCAAGATGAAGATGATCCATATGCAGACTTCAAAATACCGGATGATTTGATGTGGTAG
- a CDS encoding RluA family pseudouridine synthase produces the protein MSTIIDTFIAPQCDAEIELLYQDDHLVLINKPSGLLSLSGKNPLNLDSVHYRLVKLFPDCTLVHRLDFGTSGLMVVARNKAINAALSRQFSQRTVTKVYHALLCGHLNTDEGIIDAAIAKDPTLFPLMSICPINGKAARSHYRVIERSYYQLENGKLVPVTRVQLTPETGRTHQLRIHSQLLGHPILGCDLYGGTQQLPAGSSLRLMLHASELHFVHPISQKEIKAHHASPF, from the coding sequence ATGTCCACAATCATCGATACCTTTATTGCCCCACAATGTGATGCTGAAATAGAGCTACTCTATCAAGACGATCATCTTGTACTAATAAATAAACCCAGTGGACTGCTCAGTCTTTCAGGAAAAAATCCGCTCAATTTAGATTCTGTGCATTACCGGCTGGTAAAGCTCTTCCCTGATTGTACTCTCGTTCATCGTTTAGATTTTGGCACGTCAGGGTTAATGGTGGTTGCTCGAAATAAAGCAATCAATGCCGCGCTTAGCCGACAATTTAGCCAACGTACAGTCACAAAAGTGTACCACGCTCTACTTTGTGGACATCTAAATACTGACGAAGGCATCATAGATGCAGCGATTGCCAAAGATCCCACCCTATTTCCATTGATGTCAATCTGTCCTATCAATGGCAAAGCAGCTCGCTCACACTATCGAGTGATCGAACGCAGTTACTATCAATTGGAAAACGGCAAACTAGTGCCTGTGACTCGTGTACAGCTAACGCCAGAAACAGGGCGGACACATCAATTGCGTATTCATAGTCAACTACTGGGTCACCCTATTTTAGGCTGTGACCTATATGGAGGAACCCAGCAACTGCCTGCGGGAAGTTCATTGCGGTTGATGCTACATGCTAGTGAATTGCATTTTGTTCATCCAATTAGCCAAAAAGAGATCAAAGCGCATCATGCCAGCCCATTTTGA
- a CDS encoding cold-shock protein yields the protein MAMNGTITTWFEDKGFGFIKDENGDNRYFHVIKVANPDLIKKNAAVTFEPTTNNKGLSAYAVKVIPESKYIYIAGERIKLTSIKSYVVFSEEVPADTGINKENTVLSVGALMNSIRPKSDIKPGDMRSLKKLAITTLHGTTLVFSEDEIDIDETVKLIK from the coding sequence ATGGCGATGAATGGAACAATCACAACGTGGTTTGAAGATAAAGGTTTTGGGTTTATCAAAGATGAGAACGGCGATAACCGCTATTTTCATGTGATTAAGGTCGCCAATCCTGATCTGATTAAGAAAAATGCAGCGGTCACCTTTGAGCCAACCACAAATAATAAAGGGTTATCGGCTTATGCGGTTAAAGTGATACCTGAAAGCAAATACATCTATATTGCTGGTGAGCGTATTAAGCTGACATCCATCAAGTCATATGTAGTCTTTAGTGAAGAAGTCCCGGCTGATACAGGGATTAATAAAGAAAACACCGTATTGTCGGTGGGCGCGTTAATGAATAGTATCAGGCCAAAATCAGATATTAAACCTGGCGATATGCGATCATTGAAAAAATTGGCTATCACCACGTTACATGGCACAACGCTTGTCTTCTCAGAAGATGAAATAGATATTGATGAAACGGTAAAGTTGATTAAGTGA
- a CDS encoding MurR/RpiR family transcriptional regulator has translation MLEFLKNYDNLTISEKKVLKYLTDNITDIPYLNINELVAKTFVSKTVIINLSQKLGFSGFKELKFQINNYILSKNKTEKINPSSYKKQLERNINKSFTLINEEQIANCAKTLRHSRNIFIVARGTSKAVGFYLEHMLFALGLHCFFINDYNLSDSFTRLVTKDDTVIFISLSGGTKKIIETAKIVQLKEANIISMTAFHTNELTSYADNTLFCFSDSYDTKTDDTKSRTGFFILVDLLINELEYLL, from the coding sequence ATGTTGGAATTTTTAAAAAATTACGATAACTTAACAATTAGCGAAAAAAAAGTATTAAAATATCTTACCGATAATATTACTGATATCCCTTATTTAAATATTAATGAATTAGTCGCTAAAACCTTTGTCTCGAAAACGGTGATCATTAACTTATCGCAAAAATTAGGGTTTAGTGGTTTTAAAGAGCTAAAATTTCAAATTAATAATTATATTCTCAGCAAAAATAAAACAGAAAAAATCAATCCGTCATCTTATAAAAAACAACTAGAAAGAAACATTAATAAAAGCTTCACATTGATCAATGAAGAGCAAATTGCTAATTGCGCCAAAACATTACGCCACTCCAGAAATATTTTTATTGTTGCTAGAGGAACGAGTAAAGCGGTAGGTTTTTATCTTGAGCATATGCTGTTTGCACTGGGGCTTCATTGTTTTTTTATTAATGATTACAACCTATCTGATTCGTTCACACGCTTAGTCACCAAGGACGATACTGTGATTTTTATTTCTCTGTCTGGTGGGACAAAAAAAATCATTGAAACAGCAAAAATTGTGCAGTTAAAAGAGGCAAATATCATTAGTATGACTGCATTTCATACCAATGAGCTGACGAGCTACGCTGACAATACTCTATTTTGTTTTTCAGATAGTTATGATACTAAGACCGATGATACCAAGTCCAGAACTGGCTTTTTTATTTTAGTTGATTTATTGATCAATGAATTGGAGTATTTACTTTAA
- a CDS encoding PTS transporter subunit EIIC encodes MAKKKFGESIQRFGRTLLLPIGVLAPIGMILGISGALVQSYMIARFPFLGNETVNALLVSIRSIAGVIFDNIPLLFAMGVAYGMSLKDKGIAVFASVVGYLTLIITINVWLVLTGKLADPAIMTQVGQIKVLGIQTMNISAAGGIITGLIAAWATDKFYNLELPTAFAFFSGKKSVSIIMIGLMIAVGAVLPFIWEILVLGLMKLSAVILSPVGPFFTAGGERLFIPFGLHHVWNVLFRFTEAGGSYVIDGQTFVGVVPAMTEVLFKQGPNSEYWAMMPSLTRFMAQQQMLVTLFLFPAIALAIYKTSKKENRAEVKSMLVTMVLTAMLGNVTEPLEFTFVFIAPLLYLVYAIIVGIGAVLLSLAGVAIGYIRGTVFDFTIFGLLYEHTNWIFLVIIGSCLAVVTYFIFYWAIIKFDIKTPGREESSNLKNTLIKEKRYGEIAEILIKALGGKQNIRNVDNCITRMRIDVSEVNQIDKDLMLESGCTAFFFPSANHVHVVYGPKVEFVRNAVDEAMKK; translated from the coding sequence ATGGCCAAAAAAAAGTTTGGTGAATCAATTCAACGTTTTGGAAGGACTTTACTTCTTCCAATCGGTGTTTTGGCGCCCATTGGTATGATACTGGGTATCAGCGGTGCTTTAGTTCAAAGCTACATGATAGCTCGGTTTCCTTTTCTGGGGAATGAAACTGTTAATGCGTTATTAGTTAGTATCCGTTCAATCGCCGGTGTTATTTTTGACAATATCCCGCTCCTTTTCGCAATGGGGGTGGCTTATGGCATGAGCTTAAAAGATAAAGGTATTGCGGTTTTTGCCTCCGTCGTCGGCTACCTAACATTAATCATCACCATTAATGTCTGGCTAGTACTAACAGGTAAACTTGCTGATCCTGCTATTATGACTCAGGTTGGGCAAATAAAGGTGTTAGGCATACAAACCATGAATATCAGCGCCGCAGGCGGGATAATTACAGGGTTAATCGCTGCATGGGCCACCGATAAATTCTATAACCTTGAGTTACCGACTGCATTTGCCTTCTTCTCAGGTAAAAAATCAGTATCGATTATTATGATTGGTTTAATGATCGCAGTGGGCGCGGTTTTACCTTTCATCTGGGAAATTTTAGTTCTTGGTTTGATGAAACTATCCGCTGTGATCCTCAGCCCTGTCGGACCATTCTTTACCGCGGGTGGTGAACGCTTATTTATTCCATTTGGCTTACACCACGTCTGGAACGTTTTATTTAGATTTACAGAAGCGGGTGGTTCTTACGTTATTGATGGACAGACTTTTGTTGGTGTTGTTCCTGCCATGACAGAAGTACTCTTTAAGCAAGGGCCAAACAGTGAATACTGGGCAATGATGCCAAGTCTGACACGCTTTATGGCGCAACAGCAGATGTTAGTGACTTTGTTCTTATTCCCTGCTATTGCATTAGCCATTTATAAAACATCTAAAAAAGAGAACCGTGCTGAAGTTAAATCGATGTTAGTTACCATGGTCTTAACCGCTATGTTAGGTAACGTGACGGAACCGTTAGAGTTTACCTTTGTCTTTATCGCACCTCTTTTATATTTAGTTTATGCAATCATTGTTGGTATTGGTGCAGTTCTACTTTCTTTAGCAGGCGTTGCAATCGGCTATATCCGAGGAACAGTATTTGACTTTACTATCTTTGGCTTACTGTATGAACATACGAACTGGATCTTCTTAGTCATTATCGGAAGCTGCTTAGCTGTTGTCACTTACTTTATCTTCTACTGGGCGATCATCAAATTTGATATCAAAACACCGGGCAGAGAAGAATCAAGTAATTTGAAAAATACCTTAATTAAAGAAAAACGTTACGGTGAGATTGCAGAAATCCTGATCAAGGCATTAGGTGGCAAACAAAATATTCGTAACGTCGATAACTGTATTACCCGCATGCGTATTGATGTCTCAGAAGTGAATCAAATTGATAAAGATTTAATGTTGGAATCTGGCTGTACTGCATTCTTCTTCCCATCGGCAAACCATGTCCATGTTGTCTATGGGCCAAAAGTTGAGTTTGTGCGTAATGCTGTTGATGAAGCAATGAAGAAATAA
- a CDS encoding class-II fumarase/aspartase family protein, which produces MRALYDSKSKTIDDRGIKDLLSNEAKYSTWLMFESMLAQAQAELGFIPQSAADEIKEKAVIENIDFEEMNRIYQKIGHGFVPFLKVLVNACSEESGKYIHYGITTQNIQQSSQLYMMKTVHHKFMLLLGEIIENLSNLALKTKSMVMPGRTHGRHAIPITYGYKVSVWISDFIDCYQRMQECEKRVFTIMMGGAVGAFNSMPGVGLKVQKRVAELVGMEAMEVPSRNLSTHKLEYMANLALMANICHKIGEEVYSTTLEEIAEVSEGFTKGTVGSSTMPHKINPKLAKGIIANSQKLYSLPSVGMYSAVRPYEGDSSSYMLFDGLIEEALELTTEILLRTEELSRTIVPHEDRMLHNVLRNKGLDNTEYVMMKMAEKLGKDKAHSLLYDEAIKTAADGEDFYTNLTKNEIISAAFSNDEIKEMLDPRAYIGLSVEIAEKEAKRGFATSQKIQQHYK; this is translated from the coding sequence ATGAGAGCGTTATACGATTCTAAAAGTAAAACTATTGATGACCGTGGAATAAAAGACCTGTTATCGAATGAAGCCAAATATTCAACTTGGCTAATGTTTGAATCAATGTTAGCTCAGGCTCAGGCCGAACTTGGTTTTATTCCTCAATCAGCAGCGGATGAAATTAAAGAAAAAGCTGTCATCGAGAATATTGATTTTGAAGAAATGAACCGTATTTATCAAAAAATCGGTCATGGCTTTGTACCGTTTTTAAAAGTACTGGTGAATGCTTGTTCTGAAGAGAGTGGTAAATATATTCATTATGGAATTACCACGCAGAATATACAGCAAAGCTCACAGCTGTATATGATGAAGACAGTACATCATAAGTTTATGTTGCTGCTAGGTGAGATCATTGAGAACTTATCCAATTTAGCATTGAAAACCAAATCGATGGTAATGCCAGGAAGGACGCATGGTCGCCATGCAATCCCAATTACCTATGGGTATAAGGTTTCTGTCTGGATCAGTGACTTCATTGACTGCTATCAGCGTATGCAAGAGTGTGAAAAGCGTGTATTTACTATCATGATGGGTGGTGCTGTTGGTGCATTTAACTCCATGCCAGGCGTTGGCTTGAAGGTACAAAAAAGGGTCGCTGAGTTAGTGGGTATGGAAGCGATGGAAGTACCATCAAGAAACTTGAGCACACATAAATTAGAGTACATGGCTAACTTAGCGCTAATGGCGAATATCTGTCATAAAATTGGCGAAGAAGTTTATAGTACAACATTGGAAGAAATTGCGGAGGTGTCGGAAGGCTTTACGAAAGGCACCGTGGGTAGCAGTACTATGCCGCATAAAATTAACCCTAAATTGGCCAAAGGAATTATTGCTAACTCACAGAAATTATATTCCTTGCCAAGTGTTGGTATGTACTCTGCGGTAAGACCCTATGAGGGAGATAGCAGCTCATACATGCTGTTTGATGGCTTGATTGAGGAAGCATTAGAACTCACTACAGAGATCTTGTTGAGAACTGAGGAGCTGTCTAGAACTATTGTGCCTCATGAAGACAGAATGCTGCATAACGTCCTAAGAAATAAAGGTTTAGATAATACTGAGTACGTTATGATGAAAATGGCCGAGAAATTAGGTAAGGATAAAGCTCACTCACTTCTCTATGACGAAGCGATTAAAACCGCTGCTGATGGTGAGGATTTTTATACTAACTTAACAAAGAATGAGATCATTTCAGCGGCATTTAGTAATGATGAAATCAAAGAGATGTTAGATCCTCGGGCTTATATTGGTTTATCCGTTGAGATCGCTGAGAAAGAAGCGAAACGTGGTTTTGCTACCTCACAAAAAATCCAGCAACATTATAAGTAA